The DNA region CCTCGGCCTGGTCGTGGGTGACGTAGATGGTCGTCGCACCGGTGCTCCGGGTGACCGCGAGCATTTCGGTGCGCAGGCGGGCACGCAGCCGGGCGTCGAGGCTGGAGAGCGGTTCGTCCATCAGGAAGACCGAGGGGCGACGGACCACGGCGCGGCCCATGGCGACGCGTTGGCGCTCGCCGCCGGAGAGCCGGCCGGGGATCTGGTCCAGGAGGTGGTCGATGCCCAGGGTCTGGGTGACGGACTGCACCCGGGCCGTCACCTGGTCGGGGTCTTGTTTCTGGACTGCCAGGGGGAAGCCGATGTTCTGTGCGGTGGTCATGTTGGGGTAGAGCGCGAAGCTCTGGAAGATCATCGCGACGTCTCGATCGCTGGGCTGGAGATCATTGGCGATCTCTCCGTCAAGGTGCAGTTCGCCCTCGCTGATCGTCTCCAGGCCGGCGATCATGCGTAGCAGGGTGGACTTTCCGCATCCGGAGGGTCCGAGCAGGACGAGGAACTCTCCGTCCTCGACGGTCAGGGAGAGCTGGCGCACGGCCCTCTGGCCGTTGGGGTAGGTCTTGGCGAGGTCGTGAAGGGTGATGGTGCTGCCCACGGGTGCTCCTGGTACGAGTCGCGCTTGGCGGGAGAAGGACGGACTGGTCAGGGGGTGAGTTCGTCGGCGGTGATGTGGAGGCAGGCGGCGACCAGGACGATGTTCTTGATGACGTACTGGCCTTCGAGGGTCGGGACAGCCGCGGTGTGCCAGGCGGCGTCGGGCAGCACGAGGAGGGAGAGGAAGACTCCGGCCATGTGGAGGAAGAACGCTGCCAGAGCCCAGCGGAGCAGGAAGCCGGTCAGGAGCGCGAGTCCGATGCTCGTCTCCAGGATGGCGAGGAGGAGCAGGCAGATGGGGGCGGGGATGAGTCCCAGGGTCAGTTCGGTCATGGCCCTGATGGTGAAGTCCTCGGCCGCGCTCGCGCCGGGGAAGAACTTCAGGACGCCGAACCAGCAGAAGACCACGCCGATGCAGACGCGCAGGACGGTCGGGCTGATCCGTGTGTAGCGGTGTGCGTGGGATGCGAGGCGGTTTCCCAGGGAAGGCCGCGGGCCCGGCGGCGAGGCGGAGGCCCGGTCGGCTGGGGCAGGGGTCTCGCTGGGGTAGCGGCGGTGGGAGGTGCTGGTCATCGTCAATCCTCCGCTGAGACGATCTCGGACACAGGTTGCTCGGTGCCTCGCGGCGGCGGCTGGTCACCGGCCGGGGCCTTGAAGAGCCGGAAGGGGAGGGCCCCGCAGGAGGCGTTGCTCCTGCGGGGCCCCCGTCAGCCGGCTGTGGTCAGCTGAAGTTGACGTCGCTGCACAGGAAGTACTTCTGGTCCATGTGCGATGCCTTCCAGACGGTCACCACGACGTGGCGTCCGCTGTAGCCGGAGGTGCTGACGTCCGTGACGTAGTGCGCCTGGTAGGGGTAGCGGCCGGTCTTCTTCACCAATTCAAGGTCGTCCCACCCGATCAGCTGGTACTCGGGGTTGAAGCCCTGCTTGGTGACGTAGACCTCGAGCCAGTCCGCGCCGTGTCGGGCCTCGTCGTAGAGGTCGACGGTGAAGTTGGAGCCGATGTCGGTCATCTTCCACGGTCCGGGGCGGTCGAGGGGCCGGTAGTTCGTCTCGCCCTGGCCGCCGGCGCTGCAGATCTCGCCGTTGGGAATGACCTGCTTGTAGTTGTCGCCGGTGTTGTTGGCGTAGACGGCCTTCCACGCGCCGATGGCGTTCGGGTTCTCGTGGTAGGTGCGGTAGCACATGGGGTCCTGGGACTCGTTGGGCTCGCTGTAGCCCCAGCGCTGCAGGCAGCCGTAGTTGCGGGTCTCGGGGGTGATGACGGTGCCGTGTGCGGAGGCCGCCGGGGCCTGGATGACGCCGAGGAGGGCGGTGGCCAGTACGGCGGAGCCCAGCGCGACGGCGCGGGACAGCGTTGCGGGTATGCGGTGCATGGGGTTCTTCCTCCGTGTCTTGGGGGATCACAGACCAACTGCGGCCCGTGGCTTACGTGCTCATGACAGTCGGGGGTTCAGGTGTTGCTGAAGTCGTTGTTCACCTCCTCTCGCCGGCGCACGGGCAGGTTCAGCTGGGCGGTCAGGGACCACCGGCCAGGGCCGAGGGCGGCGATGAGTAGGAAGGCCCAGCAGAACAGGGCGGCGCTCTCCCCGCCGTTCTGCAGGGGGAACAGTCCGTCGCTTTGGTGGTGGACGAAGTAGGCGTAGGCCATGGAGCCTGAGCACAGGAGGGCTGCCGGGCGGGTTCCCAGCCCGATCAGGACGAGTGCTCCGCCGGCCAGCTGGATCACCGCAGCCCACCAGCCGGGCCACTGCCCGGCAGTGGGTACCTGCCCGTGCGGGCCGCCCAGGACGTCGAAGAGGGTGGCGGCACCGTGGCAGGCGAAGAGAAGTCCGGTCACGACGCGGAAGAGGCTCAGGACGGGTTGTTCGAACCTGGTTGGTGGCATGTGCGGCATGCCTTTCTGCGGGGAGGCGCTGTCGGGGTCGGTCGCCGGTGGGCGCAGCGGGGCGGTCACCGGCGACCGGGCTGGTTAGGCGGTGAGGTTGAACTTCTGGCTGGCCCAGGTGCCGCAGTCCCACAGGTGGAGGCGGGCTCCGTCAGCGCTGCTCTGGCCTTCGACGTCGAGGCAGCGGCCGGACTTGACGTTCTTCAGCGTGCCGTTGGCCTGGAAGGCCCACTTCTGGCTGTCCCAGGTACCGCAGTCCCACAGGTGGGCCTTGGTGCCGTTGGCGGTGTAGCCGCCTTCGACGTCCAGGCACTTGCCGCCGGACTTGAGCTGCTGGCCGTCCAGCGTCCATGTCATCGAGGCTGTGTTCGCGCAGGTCCACTGCTGGATCGCGGTCCCGTTGGCCGTGCCGGCTCCGGCGCG from Streptomyces sp. B1I3 includes:
- a CDS encoding DoxX family protein, with protein sequence MTSTSHRRYPSETPAPADRASASPPGPRPSLGNRLASHAHRYTRISPTVLRVCIGVVFCWFGVLKFFPGASAAEDFTIRAMTELTLGLIPAPICLLLLAILETSIGLALLTGFLLRWALAAFFLHMAGVFLSLLVLPDAAWHTAAVPTLEGQYVIKNIVLVAACLHITADELTP
- a CDS encoding lytic polysaccharide monooxygenase auxiliary activity family 9 protein, which produces MHRIPATLSRAVALGSAVLATALLGVIQAPAASAHGTVITPETRNYGCLQRWGYSEPNESQDPMCYRTYHENPNAIGAWKAVYANNTGDNYKQVIPNGEICSAGGQGETNYRPLDRPGPWKMTDIGSNFTVDLYDEARHGADWLEVYVTKQGFNPEYQLIGWDDLELVKKTGRYPYQAHYVTDVSTSGYSGRHVVVTVWKASHMDQKYFLCSDVNFS
- a CDS encoding DoxX family protein, coding for MPPTRFEQPVLSLFRVVTGLLFACHGAATLFDVLGGPHGQVPTAGQWPGWWAAVIQLAGGALVLIGLGTRPAALLCSGSMAYAYFVHHQSDGLFPLQNGGESAALFCWAFLLIAALGPGRWSLTAQLNLPVRRREEVNNDFSNT